A genomic region of Manihot esculenta cultivar AM560-2 chromosome 15, M.esculenta_v8, whole genome shotgun sequence contains the following coding sequences:
- the LOC110601441 gene encoding outer envelope pore protein 16-2, chloroplastic isoform X1, with protein MSSLLDEVRRFEKECFFDLGHPLLNRIAESFVKAAGVGAIQAVSREAYFTAIEGSGLDSNGVPPELSASSDSKKRHRFPDLKGETNRKSLEALVKSTGKESLQWGLAAGMYSGLTYGLREARGAHDWKNSAVAGAITGMALALTTDDVSHEQVVQCAITGAAISTAANLLTAGIF; from the exons ATGAGTTCATTGCTGGATGAAGTCCGCAGATTCGAAAAGGAGTGCTTCTTCGACCTTGGCCACCCTCTCCTCAACCGCATCGCTGAAAGCTTTGTCAAAGCCGCTGGG GTTGGAGCAATTCAGGCGGTTTCCCGCGAGGCTTATTTCACTGCAATTGAAG GTAGTGGACTTGATTCAAATGGTGTCCCGCCAGAGCTTTCTGCCTCTAGTGATTCCAAGAAGCGCCACCGATTCCCTGACCTCAAAG GAGAAACTAACAGAAAGTCTCTTGAAGCCTTG GTAAAGAGCACGGGAAAAGAATCCTTACAGTGGG GATTGGCTGCTGGGATGTATTCAGGTCTTACTTATGGACTGAGAGAGGCCCGTGGAGCTCATGATTGG AAAAATAGTGCAGTGGCTGGAGCAATAACAGGTATGGCATTGGCACTTACAACAGATGATGTTTCCCATGAGCAAGTAGTGCAATGTGCGATCACTGGAGCTGCAATTTCCACCGCTGCAAATCTTCTAACTGCTGGGATATTCTGA
- the LOC110601441 gene encoding outer envelope pore protein 16-2, chloroplastic isoform X2: MKSADSKRSASSTLATLSSTASLKALSKPLGLEQFRRFPARLISLQLKVVDLIQMVSRQSFLPLVIPRSATDSLTSKVKSTGKESLQWGLAAGMYSGLTYGLREARGAHDWKNSAVAGAITGMALALTTDDVSHEQVVQCAITGAAISTAANLLTAGIF; the protein is encoded by the exons ATGAAGTCCGCAGATTCGAAAAGGAGTGCTTCTTCGACCTTGGCCACCCTCTCCTCAACCGCATCGCTGAAAGCTTTGTCAAAGCCGCTGGG GTTGGAGCAATTCAGGCGGTTTCCCGCGAGGCTTATTTCACTGCAATTGAAG GTAGTGGACTTGATTCAAATGGTGTCCCGCCAGAGCTTTCTGCCTCTAGTGATTCCAAGAAGCGCCACCGATTCCCTGACCTCAAAG GTAAAGAGCACGGGAAAAGAATCCTTACAGTGGG GATTGGCTGCTGGGATGTATTCAGGTCTTACTTATGGACTGAGAGAGGCCCGTGGAGCTCATGATTGG AAAAATAGTGCAGTGGCTGGAGCAATAACAGGTATGGCATTGGCACTTACAACAGATGATGTTTCCCATGAGCAAGTAGTGCAATGTGCGATCACTGGAGCTGCAATTTCCACCGCTGCAAATCTTCTAACTGCTGGGATATTCTGA
- the LOC110601481 gene encoding serine/threonine-protein phosphatase 4 regulatory subunit 3 isoform X1, with product MGAQEKSQANSNSMQRVKVYRLNEDGKWDDQGTGHVTVDYLEQRSEELGLFVIDEEDNETLLLHRIIPDDIYRKQEDTIISWRDPEYSTELALSFQETTGCSFIWDHICNVQRSLQFNALNNETFHSMNSELRELPAVELSTLPLILKTVSESGIADQMRLTDLILNDQGFFRKLMDLFRICEDLENIDGLHMIYKIVKGIILLNSPQIFDRIFGDELIMDIIGSLEYDPEVPHAQHHRNFLKEHVVFKEAIPIKDPVVLSKIHQTYRVGYLKDVVLARVLDEATVANLNSIIHANNAFVVTLLKDDSTFIQELFARLRSPTTSAESKKNLVYFLLEFCSLSKSLQMVHQLRLFRDLVNEGIFDIITEVLQNQDKKLVLTGTDILILFLNQDPNLLRSYVVRQEGIPLLGLLIKGMITDFGEDMHCQFLEILRSLLDSYTLSGAHAQRDNIIEIFYEKHLGQLIDVITASCPVEGIAQSSGKYSGSGGRDENQNSVKPEILSNICELLCFCVLHHPYRIKCNFLLNNVIDKVLTLTLRREKYLVVAAVRFVRTILSRHDEHLLNHFVKHNLLKPIIDAFVGNGNRYNLLHSAVLELFEYIRKENLKAIIKYVVDSFWNELVKFEHLASIQSFKVKYEQCLESFATKTSGSTLDPRRRIDERALEKEEEEYFNEDSDEEDTASASHAKKVRPQSPISNGVSASYPSLSSRSGGLVDYDDDEDDEDYRPPPKKQLETLEEDEGTMESLKLKRKFPSREKESEPAKKQRLGKHSKSRESVFASLCSTLSQAALPNKKATSSVHTAPCTDDTNKGLDEDNEQEKEPAISRSCCDSSGNSGKENRREVEPAAARNCSDCLHGKSEDVLSGEDGPLIPQNSSEMAVKGS from the exons ATGGGCGCGCAAGAGAAATCGCAAGCGAACTCCAATTCGATGCAG AGAGTGAAGGTCTACCGTCTAAATGAAGATGGTAAATGGGATGACCAGGGCACTGGGCATGTTACTGTTGACTATTTGGAG CAGAGATCAGAAGAGCTGGGCTTGTTTGTTATTGATGAAGAAGACAATGAAACACTGCTTCTGCATCGAATTATACCTGATGACATTTACAGAAAACAAGAAG ataCAATAATCTCATGGAGAGATCCAGAATATTCTACAGAATTAGCACTAAGCTTTCAAGAGACGACAGGGTGTTCTTTTATATG GGATCATATCTGTAATGTGCAAAGAAGTCTACAGTTTAATGCTCTCAACA ATGAGACATTTCACAGCATGAATAGTGAGTTGAGGGAGTTACCTGCAGTTGAACTCTCTACACTTCCTTTGATACTTAAG ACTGTGTCTGAAAGTGGAATTGCTGATCAGATGAGGTTGACCGATCTAATATTGAATGAT CAAGGGTTCTTCCGCAAGCTGATGGACCTTTTTAGAATCTGTGAAGATCTGGAAAATATTGATGGTCTTCACATGATATACAAAATAGTCAAAGGAATCA TTTTGCTCAATAGTCCTCAAATATTTGATAGAATATTTGGGGATGAATTGATCATGGATATCATTGGCTCACTTGAGT ATGACCCTGAGGTTCCTCATGCCCAACATCATCGTAATTTTCTGAAAGAGCATGTTGTTTTCAAGGAG GCCATACCAATCAAAGATCCTGTTGTCCTTTCAAAAATACACCAAACATACAGAGTTGGGTATTTGAAG GATGTTGTTTTGGCTAGAGTATTGGACGAGGCCACAGTTGCAAATCTCAATTCCATAATTCATGCAAATAACGCATTT GTTGTTACTTTGTTAAAGGATGACAGTACTTTTATTCAGGAATTATTTGCAAGGTTGAGGTCCCCAACTACATCTGcagaatcaaagaagaatttA GTATATTTTCTACTCGAGTTTTGTAGTTTAAGCAAGAGCCTGCAGATGGTCCACCAACTCCGGCTGTTCAG GGATCTTGTGAATGAAGGTATTTTTGACATCATAACAGAAGTTTTGCAGAATCAAGACAAGAAACTTGTATTAACTGG GACAGATATCCTTATTCTTTTCTTGAATCAGGATCCAAATCTTTTACGCTCTTATGTTGTTAGGCAGGAAGGCATTCCACTTCTAGGATTGTTG ATTAAAGGTATGATAACGGACTTTGGAGAGGATATGCACTGCCAGTTTCTTGAAATTCTTCGTAGTTTACTGGATTCATATACACTGTCAGGAGCACATGCACAG AGGGATAATATTATTGAGATCTTCTATGAAAAGCATTTGGGCCAATTAATTGATGTTATAACAGCATCATGTCCGGTTGAGGGCATTGCTCAATCAAGTGGTAAATATTCAGGCTCTGGTGGAAGAGATGAAAATCAGAATAGCGTGAAGCCAGAAATACTCTCAAACATTTGTGAATTGCTATGCTTCTGTGTTCTGCACCATCCTTATAGAATAAA GTGTAACTTTCTCCTTAATAATGTTATAGATAAAGTTTTGACACTAACATTAAGAAGGGAAAAATACCTTGTTGTTGCTGCTGTTCGATTTGTTCGTACTATTCTTTCTCGCCAT GATGAACATCTTTTAAATCATTTTGTTAAGCACAACCTTCTCAAACCGATTATAGATGCCTTTGTTGGTAATGGCAACCGTTACAATCTGCTGCATTCTGCAGTTCTAGAGCTTTTCGAGTATATCCGCAAG GAAAACCTGAAAGCGATTATCAAGTATGTAGTTGATTCATTCTGGAATGAGTTGGTGAAATTTGAGCATTTGGCTTCCATCCAGTCTTTTAAAGTCAAATATGAGCAG TGCCTAGAGAGTTTTGCAACAAAAACTAGTGGTAGCACATTGGATCCACGAAGGCGAATTGATGAGCGTGCTCTagaaaaagaagaggaggaatACTTCAACGAAGACAG TGATGAAGAAGATACAGCATCTGCATCACATGCCAAAAAAGTTCGCCCTCAATCTCCTATATCAAATGGAGTGTCTGCAAGCTATCCATCACTAAG TTCAAGATCTGGAGGACTGGTTGAttacgatgatgatgaagatgatgaagaCTATAGACCACCACCTAAGAAACAGCTGGAAACCTTAGAAGAAGATGAAGGAACTATGGAGTCCCTTAAGTTGAAGCGTAAATTCCCTTCTAGGGAAAAAGAATCTGAACCAGCAAAGAAGCAGCGATTAGGTAAACACTCAAAATCAAGAGAGAGTGTATTTGCGTCTTTGTGTTCGACACTGAGCCAGGCGGCGCTACCCAATAAGAAAGCTACAAGCTCAGTGCATACAGCTCCTTGCACAGATGACACAAACAAGGGCTTAGATGAAGACAATGAGCAAGAGAAGGAACCTGCTATTTCTAGAAGCTGTTGTGATAGTAGTGGCAACTCAGGAAAGGAGAACCGTAGGGAGGTGGAGCCTGCTGCTGCTAGAAATTGTTCTGATTGCTTGCATGGCAAATCAGAGGACGTGTTGAGTGGGGAAGATGGCCCATTAATACCACAAAACTCCTCGGAAATGGCTGTAAAAGGATCATAA
- the LOC110601481 gene encoding serine/threonine-protein phosphatase 4 regulatory subunit 3 isoform X2, whose protein sequence is MGAQEKSQANSNSMQRVKVYRLNEDGKWDDQGTGHVTVDYLERSEELGLFVIDEEDNETLLLHRIIPDDIYRKQEDTIISWRDPEYSTELALSFQETTGCSFIWDHICNVQRSLQFNALNNETFHSMNSELRELPAVELSTLPLILKTVSESGIADQMRLTDLILNDQGFFRKLMDLFRICEDLENIDGLHMIYKIVKGIILLNSPQIFDRIFGDELIMDIIGSLEYDPEVPHAQHHRNFLKEHVVFKEAIPIKDPVVLSKIHQTYRVGYLKDVVLARVLDEATVANLNSIIHANNAFVVTLLKDDSTFIQELFARLRSPTTSAESKKNLVYFLLEFCSLSKSLQMVHQLRLFRDLVNEGIFDIITEVLQNQDKKLVLTGTDILILFLNQDPNLLRSYVVRQEGIPLLGLLIKGMITDFGEDMHCQFLEILRSLLDSYTLSGAHAQRDNIIEIFYEKHLGQLIDVITASCPVEGIAQSSGKYSGSGGRDENQNSVKPEILSNICELLCFCVLHHPYRIKCNFLLNNVIDKVLTLTLRREKYLVVAAVRFVRTILSRHDEHLLNHFVKHNLLKPIIDAFVGNGNRYNLLHSAVLELFEYIRKENLKAIIKYVVDSFWNELVKFEHLASIQSFKVKYEQCLESFATKTSGSTLDPRRRIDERALEKEEEEYFNEDSDEEDTASASHAKKVRPQSPISNGVSASYPSLSSRSGGLVDYDDDEDDEDYRPPPKKQLETLEEDEGTMESLKLKRKFPSREKESEPAKKQRLGKHSKSRESVFASLCSTLSQAALPNKKATSSVHTAPCTDDTNKGLDEDNEQEKEPAISRSCCDSSGNSGKENRREVEPAAARNCSDCLHGKSEDVLSGEDGPLIPQNSSEMAVKGS, encoded by the exons ATGGGCGCGCAAGAGAAATCGCAAGCGAACTCCAATTCGATGCAG AGAGTGAAGGTCTACCGTCTAAATGAAGATGGTAAATGGGATGACCAGGGCACTGGGCATGTTACTGTTGACTATTTGGAG AGATCAGAAGAGCTGGGCTTGTTTGTTATTGATGAAGAAGACAATGAAACACTGCTTCTGCATCGAATTATACCTGATGACATTTACAGAAAACAAGAAG ataCAATAATCTCATGGAGAGATCCAGAATATTCTACAGAATTAGCACTAAGCTTTCAAGAGACGACAGGGTGTTCTTTTATATG GGATCATATCTGTAATGTGCAAAGAAGTCTACAGTTTAATGCTCTCAACA ATGAGACATTTCACAGCATGAATAGTGAGTTGAGGGAGTTACCTGCAGTTGAACTCTCTACACTTCCTTTGATACTTAAG ACTGTGTCTGAAAGTGGAATTGCTGATCAGATGAGGTTGACCGATCTAATATTGAATGAT CAAGGGTTCTTCCGCAAGCTGATGGACCTTTTTAGAATCTGTGAAGATCTGGAAAATATTGATGGTCTTCACATGATATACAAAATAGTCAAAGGAATCA TTTTGCTCAATAGTCCTCAAATATTTGATAGAATATTTGGGGATGAATTGATCATGGATATCATTGGCTCACTTGAGT ATGACCCTGAGGTTCCTCATGCCCAACATCATCGTAATTTTCTGAAAGAGCATGTTGTTTTCAAGGAG GCCATACCAATCAAAGATCCTGTTGTCCTTTCAAAAATACACCAAACATACAGAGTTGGGTATTTGAAG GATGTTGTTTTGGCTAGAGTATTGGACGAGGCCACAGTTGCAAATCTCAATTCCATAATTCATGCAAATAACGCATTT GTTGTTACTTTGTTAAAGGATGACAGTACTTTTATTCAGGAATTATTTGCAAGGTTGAGGTCCCCAACTACATCTGcagaatcaaagaagaatttA GTATATTTTCTACTCGAGTTTTGTAGTTTAAGCAAGAGCCTGCAGATGGTCCACCAACTCCGGCTGTTCAG GGATCTTGTGAATGAAGGTATTTTTGACATCATAACAGAAGTTTTGCAGAATCAAGACAAGAAACTTGTATTAACTGG GACAGATATCCTTATTCTTTTCTTGAATCAGGATCCAAATCTTTTACGCTCTTATGTTGTTAGGCAGGAAGGCATTCCACTTCTAGGATTGTTG ATTAAAGGTATGATAACGGACTTTGGAGAGGATATGCACTGCCAGTTTCTTGAAATTCTTCGTAGTTTACTGGATTCATATACACTGTCAGGAGCACATGCACAG AGGGATAATATTATTGAGATCTTCTATGAAAAGCATTTGGGCCAATTAATTGATGTTATAACAGCATCATGTCCGGTTGAGGGCATTGCTCAATCAAGTGGTAAATATTCAGGCTCTGGTGGAAGAGATGAAAATCAGAATAGCGTGAAGCCAGAAATACTCTCAAACATTTGTGAATTGCTATGCTTCTGTGTTCTGCACCATCCTTATAGAATAAA GTGTAACTTTCTCCTTAATAATGTTATAGATAAAGTTTTGACACTAACATTAAGAAGGGAAAAATACCTTGTTGTTGCTGCTGTTCGATTTGTTCGTACTATTCTTTCTCGCCAT GATGAACATCTTTTAAATCATTTTGTTAAGCACAACCTTCTCAAACCGATTATAGATGCCTTTGTTGGTAATGGCAACCGTTACAATCTGCTGCATTCTGCAGTTCTAGAGCTTTTCGAGTATATCCGCAAG GAAAACCTGAAAGCGATTATCAAGTATGTAGTTGATTCATTCTGGAATGAGTTGGTGAAATTTGAGCATTTGGCTTCCATCCAGTCTTTTAAAGTCAAATATGAGCAG TGCCTAGAGAGTTTTGCAACAAAAACTAGTGGTAGCACATTGGATCCACGAAGGCGAATTGATGAGCGTGCTCTagaaaaagaagaggaggaatACTTCAACGAAGACAG TGATGAAGAAGATACAGCATCTGCATCACATGCCAAAAAAGTTCGCCCTCAATCTCCTATATCAAATGGAGTGTCTGCAAGCTATCCATCACTAAG TTCAAGATCTGGAGGACTGGTTGAttacgatgatgatgaagatgatgaagaCTATAGACCACCACCTAAGAAACAGCTGGAAACCTTAGAAGAAGATGAAGGAACTATGGAGTCCCTTAAGTTGAAGCGTAAATTCCCTTCTAGGGAAAAAGAATCTGAACCAGCAAAGAAGCAGCGATTAGGTAAACACTCAAAATCAAGAGAGAGTGTATTTGCGTCTTTGTGTTCGACACTGAGCCAGGCGGCGCTACCCAATAAGAAAGCTACAAGCTCAGTGCATACAGCTCCTTGCACAGATGACACAAACAAGGGCTTAGATGAAGACAATGAGCAAGAGAAGGAACCTGCTATTTCTAGAAGCTGTTGTGATAGTAGTGGCAACTCAGGAAAGGAGAACCGTAGGGAGGTGGAGCCTGCTGCTGCTAGAAATTGTTCTGATTGCTTGCATGGCAAATCAGAGGACGTGTTGAGTGGGGAAGATGGCCCATTAATACCACAAAACTCCTCGGAAATGGCTGTAAAAGGATCATAA